In one window of Pagrus major chromosome 12, Pma_NU_1.0 DNA:
- the klhl8 gene encoding kelch-like protein 8 isoform X1, which translates to MAPGDVVPDHAKQLKSKEKRPGNRTSKADCEPDGSFVFEAHEAWKDFHNSLRHFYEVGELCDVTLKVGSRLIPCHKLVLACVIPYFRAMFLSEMSEAKQELIEIKDFDGDAIQDLVHFAYSSKLTLTVDNVQPLLYAACILQVELVARACCEYMKAHFHPTNCLAVRTFAESHNRVDLMDMADRYACEHFTEVVECEDFTCVSPQHLRTLLSSSELNIHSETQVYNAAVKWLKANPQHHEAWLDQIMSQVRLPLLPVEFLTGTVAKEEMIKGNLSCRDLMDEARNYHLHLSNKVVLDFEYSIRTIPRKHTAGVLFCVGGRGGSGDPFRSIECYSITKNSWFFGPEMNSRRRHVGVISVGGKVYAVGGHDGNEHLGNMEMFDPLTNKWMMKASMNTKRRGIALAALGGPIYAIGGLDDNSCFNDVERYDIESDSWSAVAPMNTPRGGVGSVALGSYVYAVGGNDGVASLSSVERFNPHLNKWTEVSEMGQRRAGNGVSKLNGCLYVVGGFDDNSPLSSVERFDPRMHRWEYVSELTTPRGGVGVATVMGRVFAVGGHNGNIYLNTVEAFEPRMNRWELVGSVSHCRAGAGVAVCSSHVSQIRDVGQGSSNVANCM; encoded by the exons ATGGCACCCGGGGATGTGGTGCCAGACCATGCGAAGCAGCTGAAGTCCAAGGAGAAGCGACCTGGAAACAGGACCTCGAAAGCAGACTGTGAGCCTGACGGGTCCTTTGTCTTTGAGGCTCATGAGGCTTGGAAGGACTTCCATAACTCCCTCAGGCATTTCTATGAAGTAGGAGAGCTCTGTGACGTCACACTGAAG GTTGGCAGTAGGTTGATACCATGTCACAAGCTAGTGCTGGCTTGTGTGATACCGTACTTCAG GGCCATGTTCCTGTCAGAGATGTCTGAGGCTAAGCAGGAACTGATCGAGATCAAGGACTTTGATGGTGATGCCATTCAGGACCTGGTGCATTTTGCCTACTCCTCCAAGCTCACATTAACTGTTGACAATGTCCAGCCGCTGCTTTATGCTGCCTGCATCCTCCAg GTGGAGTTGGTGGCGAGAGCCTGCTGTGAGTACATGAAGGCCCACTTTCATCCCACCAACTGTCTGGCAGTTCGTACCTTCGCCGAGAGCCACAACCGCGTGGACCTGATGGACATGGCCGACCGCTATGCCTGCGAACACTTCACTGAGGTAGTGGAATGTGAGGACTTTACATGCGTGTCTCCGCAGCACTTGCGCACTTTATTGTCCTCGAGTGAGCTCAACATCCACTCAGAGACACAGGTGTACAATGCAGCAGTGAAATGGCTGAAAGCCAACCCACAGCACCACGAGGCCTGGCTGGACCAGATCATGTCTCAG GTGCGCCTCCCTCTTCTCCCTGTCGAGTTCCTGACTGGAACAGTGGCCAAGGAGGAAATGATCAAAGGTAACCTGAGTTGTCGCGACCTGATGGACGAAGCCAGGAACTACCACCTGCACCTCAGCAACAAGGTGGTGCTGGACTTTGAGTATTCAATCCGCACAATACCCCGGAAACATACTGCAG gtgttttgttctgtgtgggTGGCCGGGGGGGTTCTGGTGACCCATTTCGCAGCATCGAGTGCTACTCCATCACTAAGAACAGCTGGTTCTTTGGCCCTGAAATGAACAGCAGACGGCGACACGTGGGCGTAATATCTGTAGGAG GTAAGGTTTATGCTGTTGGGGGCCATGATGGTAACGAACATTTAGGCAACATGGAGATGTTTGACCCCCTCACCAACAAGTGGATGATGAAGGCCTCCATGAACACAAAGAG GAGGGGTATAGCCCTGGCAGCTCTCGGCGGTCCTATCTATGCCATCGGGGGTCTGGATGACAACTCCTGCTTCAACGACGTGGAGCGCTACGATATCGAAAGTGACAGCTGGAGCGCTGTGGCTCCGATGAACACACCCAGAGGAGGAGTGGGATCTGTGGCACTGGGG agTTACGTGTATGCTGTGGGAGGCAACGATGGCGTGGCGTCACTGTCCAGTGTGGAGCGGTTTAACCCACACCTCAACAAGTGGACGGAGGTCAGCGAGATGGGCCAACGACGGGCTGGAAATGGAGTCAGCAAACTCAATGGCTGCCTCTACGTCGTGG gtggTTTTGATGACAATTCACCCCTGAGCTCTGTGGAGCGCTTCGACCCACGAATGCACCGCTGGGAGTACGTGTCTGAGCTCACCACTCCTCGCGGGGGAGTTGGGGTGGCCACTGTGATGGGACGAGTGTTCGCAGTCGGGGGTCACAATGGGAACATCTACCTAAACACAGTGGAGGCTTTTGAGCCTCGAATGAACAG ATGGGAGCTGGTGGGTTCAGTGTCTCACTGCCGTGCCGGAGCCGGAGTGGCCGTCTGTTCGTCTCACGTCAGCCAGATCAGGGACGTCGGCCAGGGGTCCAGCAACGTGGCCAACTGCATGTGA
- the LOC141005634 gene encoding uncharacterized protein, with amino-acid sequence MDRRQRTLLQLLSFAALLGCAHSQCHQGWREYEGKCYYFSIDAKSWNEANSFCKTQRSNLMSIQDVHERLWVSTQINSDVYWIGLNDHVVEGVWEWTDRKPFIASLSYWMAGQPDNWGDDPGEDCGQVVGSSFGQWNDENCDVQRKFICKHINPNPGPQCDLANGWRQFGSNCYKLHAVDWKSWSEARHDCVQDGADLVSITSAEEEQFVTGSLDSSHFDLWIGFSTLKCSKISCQVEAGNDEFTWSDAEKVEYRNWGPNEPAGDAQTGICAAKIKEPTGEFGKWKGHMCRYERPYMCERPLNTICAPGWHSFAGSCYWMVSNTDLLTTWYEAVTKCSDMGAHLLIINSQEEQFFINGNLPDFHQVNIPDIWIGLSDKDKDGDFNWVDKSKIEFSNYGPGWPKNTANLWDCGQIFTGNYDGKWETTNCFKRHGYICEMTGGQNPKPTATPDSHCDAGYLLYGDFCYQFETDEVKNWQDAEAHCVKEQAHLASFHSEEELSFITAHMPAEAWIGLNDINVENQFVFTDGTSAELLPWVPGQPDNWEGNEDCVHLRGMNDNEPGKLNDDFCTTTRDFICKKAKGQGPPPQPPTSGPGWNEKCGSWMADPFNDYCYLFNYLSMRTWAEARADCVNQGGELLSITEPFEQAFIHGVIQHSPTGISLWMGGHDSVTEGGWEWTDGSPFRFINWNEGNPDNYYGEDCLSMLINTGYWNDDNCENRRGYICKRRGLTPEPPPPHDGFETSVVCQGSSAVIHCPDESVINIQSAFYGRKSDDICPHMEGSEGGTCTVENILPHYRKTCDKRQFCFVYAHTDPDPCPSISKYLEIVYTCEQKVCLHGLGVEDGNITDSQLSASSSSSNSFTANKARLNGNSCWRPSGGTTSSWIQVNLGQTRKVTGIVIQGCPQYDYWVTKFKLQHSMDGLSWTDYTADGEFFPGSADRSSPETQLLGTPVSAQYVRILPLEVNGQAGLRFDVLGCTPDYAITCASTPAFSFANDKVTVHCPAGCSRASYTVYGTSEYRGDSNICAAAIHAGVILNEIGGDCTLLKSAGLDFYAGSTRNGITSRQYDGTYGVSYTFADGELRCSGPDWYEFGEFCYKPFQDKKTWHEARTTCRSLGADLVSIRSITEQLWLESYLYLETSDVWTGMNDLSFSGLFTWSDGHMVTFTYWAPGEPNNHAGYHEDCVEMLSQTGRWNDVTCSELNTYICKMAKGHYPVPSVKPTVYGCPQGWDAYGYACYWMEETARSWSEAKEFCEGQDSFLVHVGDIYEQAHFTVELSGKTGFWWIGLRAQGGASGGVDYFWDNGLPLTFTHWDKDQPDSGDGNCVAMTSGQIGGFWDDKECLEKFNFICEKPRPDITPPTKPPTPPPSQGCADGWTAQPHFRYCYKLFHNVDWSLKKSWGAAREDCVSRGADLVSIHNQEEEEFLSLYTKGSSKWIGLKRNPTEGGYSWSDGTPLSHTNWGHGEPNDHEGREECVEMVSSTNGTYSWWNDLNCDAHQDWICRITKGKNPILPPVPPSPVPAPDCGSNPGWRKNKNICYYYNDTDIVDFHTAMVRCYEEKARLVSIHNTEEQAYVNTMVGTGEVTAAWIGMRMFGIASGQYHWVDHSAVSYTHWAPGEPNNANGEEQCVQMNRHQGTWNDANCGRAGAGYVCKKLPGDVHTPPPPTQPWEGNCPEGWMRFKDKCFMFKGKEHEIKANWTYARSWCQDQGGQLAIIDDQYENDFVSSYLRDLHRPTWIGLSDLLVENQYAWSDGVSPVKYTNWNEKEPNNAGGVEHCVAISHNYLVSGKWNDDACHKDHSFVCSRKKSSTIDPPPPTKSPCPDGYISWYLNCYKLVEEPATWDAAQVACVQQGGNLASIDMSYDQAFVAGVVLQGKADAWIGLRRKEDGSYMWSDDWPVFFTQWGPGEPSNIDGEGCVSMHGSRMFHGTWNDTKCEVSKPYICKISSEKPPPTPAPGDGKCLPFWVPYGRYCYYVYNGQQGFSWPDSRHYCQSIKANLASIHSRAEVEFIRNLNYTKYHHIWIGLTRDNNFGWAWTDKTSLAFTNWAPNEPNFAFHPGEVAEENCVEMYHDGHWNDNNCLEKRGFVCRHRQYYTTDDGGNPIIPTDGPVVNDGGVIAGAIIGAILFVVLIVGLLYYAIRVRGYKLSSLSLITRSTSKADVVTFNNPNFASESDT; translated from the exons ATGGACAGAAGACAAAGAACgcttctgcagctgctcagtttTGCTGCTCTTCTGGGTTGCG CCCACAGCCAGTGTCACCAAGGCTGGAGGGAGTATGAGGGTAAATGTTACTACTTTTCAATCGATGCAAAGTCGTGGAATGAGGCGAACTCATTTTGTAAGACGCAGAGAAGCAACCTGATGAGCATCCAGGACGTTCATGAGAGG CTGTGGGTGAGCACACAAATCAACTCAGACGTCTACTGGATCGGCCTGAATGACCACGTTGTTGAAGGTGTCTGGGAGTGGACTGATAGGAAGCCTTTTATTGCATCCCTGTC ATACTGGATGGCGGGTCAGCCTGATAACTGGGGTGACGACCCCGGGGAGGACTGCGGTCAGGTGGTTGGGTCTAGCTTTGGACAGTGGAATGATGAGAACTGTGATGTTCAGAGGAAATTTATCTGCAAGCACATCAACC CAAACCCTGGCCCACAGTGTGACCTCGCCAACGGCTGGAGACAGTTCGGCTCCAACTGCTACAAGCTGCATGCAGTGGACTGGAAGAGCTGGTCGGAGGCCAGACATGACTGCGTGCAGGACGGCGCAGACCTGGTGTCCATTACTTCAGCAGAAGAAGAGCAGTTCGTCACGGGATCACTGGACTCATCACATTTTGACCTCTGGATTGGGTTTTCCACGCTG AAATGCAGCAAGATTTCCTGTCAGGTCGAAGCAGGAAATGATGAGTTCACCTGGTCTGATGCTGAGAAAGTGGAATACAGAAACTGGGGTCCTAATGAACCTGCAGG GGATGCACAGACCGGCATATGTGCAGCAAAAATCAAAGAACCAACAGGTGAATTTGGGAAATGGAAAGGCCACATGTGCAGATACGAGCGTCCTTACATGTGTGAACGACCACTGAACA CTATCTGCGCTCCTGGCTGGCATAGCTTCGCCGGCAGTTGTTACTGGATGGTCAGTAACACCGACCTGTTGACCACCTGGTACGAGGCCGTCACCAAGTGCTCCGATATGGGGGCTCACCTGCTGATCATTAACAG TCAAGAGGAACAGTTCTTCATCAACGGGAACCTTCCAGACTTTCACCAGGTGAACATTCCTGACATCTGGATTGGTTTATCAG ATAAGGACAAGGACGGGGATTTCAACTGGGTGGATAAATCCAAGATTGAATTTTCTAACTACGGTCCTGGCTGGCCCAAAAACACTGCAAACCTCTGGGACTGTGGGCAGATCTTCACAG GAAATTATGACGGCAAGTGGGAGACAACCAACTGCTTCAAGAGGCATGGCTACATTTGTGAGATGACGGGTGGACAGAACCCCAAACCCACCGCAACCCCTG ATTCCCACTGCGACGCTGGATACTTGTTGTACGGGGACTTCTGCTATCAGTTTGAGACAGATGAAGTGAAAAACTGGCAGGATGCTGAGGCTCACTGTGTCAAAGAGCAGGCTCACCTGGCCAGCTTCCACTCGGAGGAGGAACTGAGTTTCATAACCG CTCACATGCCGGCAGAAGCCTGGATCGGACTGAATGATATCAACGTTGAAAACCAGTTTGTGTTCACTGATGGAACTTCTGCA GAGCTCCTCCCATGGGTGCCCGGCCAGCCGGACAACTGGGAGGGCAACGAGGACTGTGTGCACCTCAGAGGGATGAATGATAACGAACCTGGGAAACTCAATGATGATTTCTGCACCACCACAAGGGACTTTATCTGCAAGAAAG CCAAGGGTCAAGGACCTCCTCCCCAGCCCCCTACATCTGGACCAG gatGGAACGAGAAGTGCGGCTCGTGGATGGCTGACCCGTTTAACGACTACTGCTACCTGTTTAACTACCTGTCGATGAGGACGTGGGCAGAGGCTCGAGCCGACTGTGTCAACCAGGGAGGAGAGCTGCTCAGCATCACCGAGCCCTTCGAGCAGGCCTTCATACACG GTGTGATCCAGCACAGTCCCACAGGGATCTCTCTGTGGATGGGCGGTCATGACTCTGTCACTGAAGGCGGCTGGGAGTGGACGGATGGTTCTCCTTTCAGATTCATCAACTGGAACGAAG GTAACCCGGACAACTATTACGGTGAAGACTGCCTGTCCATGCTCATTAATACCGGCTACTGGAACGACGACAACTGTGAGAACAGAAGAGGGTACATCTGCAAGCGGAGAG GTTTAACACCTgagcctcctccacctcatgATG GTTTCGAGACGTCGGTGGTGTGCCAGGGCTCCAGCGCTGTCATTCACTGTCCAGACGAAAGTGTCATTAACATCCAGTCGGCTTTCTATGGACGAAAGAGTGACGACATCTGTCCACACATGGAGGGATCAGAAGGTG GGACCTGCACAGTGGAGAATATCCTTCCTCACTACAGAAAGACGTGTGACAAACGTCAGTTCTGCTTCGTGTACGCCCACACGGACCCCGACCCCTGTCCCTCTATTTCCAAATATCTCGAGATTGTGTACACCTGTGAACAAAAAG TGTGCTTGCATGGCCTGGGTGTCGAGGATGGGAACATCACAGACTCCCagctctctgcctcctcctcctcctctaacagCTTCACTGCCAACAAAGCCCGTTTGAATGGAAATTCCTGCTGGAGGCCTTCAGGAGGCA CGACCTCAAGCTGGATCCAGGTAAACTTGGGCCAGACCAGGAAAGTAACAGGAATAGTGATCCAGGGTTGTCCCCAATACGACTACTGGGTCACCAAATTTAAGCTCCAGCACAGCATGGACGGACTGAGCTGGACCGACTACACTGCTGACGGGGAG TTTTTTCCAGGCTCAGCAGACAGAAGCAGTCCCGAAACCCAGCTGCTGGGCACGCCTGTGTCGGCTCAGTACGTCCGCATCCTCCCTCTGGAGGTCAACGGTCAGGCAGGCCTTCGCTTCGACGTCTTAGGATGCACACCGGACT ATGCAATCACATGCGCCAGCACGCCTGCCTTCAGCTTTGCCAATGATAAAGTGAC CGTCCACTGTCCAGCAGGCTGCTCCAGGGCCAGTTACACTGTGTACGGCACCTCAGAATATCGTGGG gACTCAAACATCTGTGCTGCAGCTATCCATGCTGGAGTGATACTGAATGAAATCGGAGGAGACTGTACTTTGTTGAAATCTGCAGGACTGGACTTCTATGCCGGCTCCACCAGGAACGGCATCACCTCGAGACA aTATGATGGAACCTATGGTGTGTCTTACACTTTTGCCGATGGGG AGTTGAGGTGTTCAGGGCCTGACTGGTACGAGTTTGGAGAGTTCTGCTACAAACCTTTCCAAGACAAAAAGACATGGCATGAGGCCCGGACCACCTGCAGAAGTCTGGGTGCCGATCTTGTATCCATCCGCTCAATTACAGAGCAGCTCTGGCTGGAAAGCTACCTTTACCTGG AAACCAGTGACGTGTGGACTGGTATGAATGACCTGAGTTTCTCTGGTTTGTTCACCTGGTCTGACGGACACATGGTGACCTTCACTTACTGGGCTCCAGGGGAACCCAACAACCACGCTGGGTACCATGAAGACTGTGTTGAGATGTTAAGCCAG ACTGGCAGATGGAACGATGTGACCTGCTCAGAACTCAATACCTACATATGCAAAATGGCCAAAGGACATTACCCAGTGCCCTCTGTAAAACCCACCGTGTACGGATGCCCTCAG GGCTGGGACGCGTACGGCTACGCCTGCTACTGGATGGAGGAGACCGCCAGGAGCTGGTCAGAGGCGAAGGAATTCTGTGAAGGCCAGGACAGCTTCTTGGTGCACGTCGGAGACAT TTATGAGCAGGCACATTTTACAGTGGAACTGTCAGGAAAGACTGGTTTCTGGTGGATTGGCCTGCGTGCTCAAGGAGGAGCGAGTGGCGGGGTGGACTACTTCTGGGACAACGGCTTACCTCTCACCTTCACTCACTGGGACAAAGACCAGCCAG ATAGCGGGGATGGCAATTGCGTGGCGATGACCTCGGGTCAGATCGGTGGTTTCTGGGATGACAAGGAGTGCTTAGAGAAGTTCAACTTCATCTGTGAGAAACCCAGGCCCGATATCACCCCACCTACAAAACCCCCGACTCCTCCTCCATCGCAGGGCTGCGCTGACGGCTGGACGGCTCAGCCTCACTTCAGATACTGTTACAAG CTCTTCCACAATGTGGACTGGTCCCTGAAGAAGAGCTGGGGAGCAGCACGTGAGGACTGCGTCTCCCGAGGAGCTGATCTGGTCAGCATCCAcaaccaggaggaggaggaattcCTGTCTCTGTACACCAAAGGCAGCAGCAAGTGGATCGGCCTCAAGCGCAACCCAACAGAAGGAG GATACTCCTGGAGCGATGGCACCCCTCTCAGCCACACCAACTGGGGTCACGGGGAGCCCAATGACCATGAGGGCCGCGAGGAGTGTGTAGAGATGGTGAGCAGCACCAACGGGACGTACTCCTGGTGGAACGACCTCAACTGTGACGCTCACCAAGACTGGATTTGCAGAATTACTAAGGGAAAGAACCCCATCCTGCCCCCTGTGCCCCCATCTCCTGTCCCAG CTCCTGACTGTGGTTCAAACCCCGGCTGgaggaagaacaaaaacatctgcTACTACTACAACGACACCGACATCGTGGACTTCCACACGGCTATGGTCCGCTGCTACGAGGAGAAGGCCAGGCTCGTCAGCATCCACAACACAGAGGAACAGGCATACGTTAACACCATG GTGGGGACAGGCGAAGTCACTGCAGCCTGGATTGGGATGAGGATGTTTGGCATTGCGAGTGGACAATacca TTGGGTGGACCACTCGGCTGTTTCCTACACTCACTGGGCTCCAGGTGAGCCCAACAACGCCAACGGGGAGGAGCAGTGTGTTCAGATGAACAGACATCAAG GTACATGGAACGATGCCAACTGTGGTCGGGCTGGAGCAGGTTACGTCTGTAAGAAGCTCCCTGGAGATGTCCAcacccctcctccacccacacaGCCCTGGGAGGGCAACTGCCCTGAAG GTTGGATGCGATTCAAGGATAAGTGCTTCATGTTCAAAGGGAAGGAACATGAAATCAAAGCCAACTGGACTTATGCTCGGAGTTGGTGCCAAGACCAAGGAGGACAGCTGGCCATTATTGATGACCAGTACGAGAATG actTTGTGTCCAGTTACCTGAGGGACCTGCACCGCCCCACGTGGATCGGCCTGTCAGATCTCCTGGTGGAGAATCAGTACGCCTGGAGTGATGGGGTCAGCCCCGTGAAGTACACCAACTGGAACGAAAAGGAGCCCAACAACGCAGGAGGAGTG GAACACTGTGTGGCGATAAGTCACAACTACCTGGTGAGCGGCAAGTGGAACGATGACGCCTGTCATAAGGATCACAGCTTCGTCTGTTCCAGGAAGAAAT CAAGCACCATTGATCCTCCACCCCCGACCAAGAGCCCCTGCCCGGATGGCTACATCTCCTGGTACCTGAACTGCTACAAGCTAGTGGAGGAGCCGGCCACCTGGGACGCGGCTCAGGTGGCCTGCGTGCAGCAGGGGGGCAACCTGGCCAGCATCGACATGAGCTACGACCAGGCCTTCGTCGCGGGAGTGGTGCTGCAGGGCAAAGCTGATGCCTGGATCGGACTCAGGCGCAag GAGGACGGCTCCTACATGTGGTCAGATGACTGGCCAGTTTTCTTCACTCAGTGGGGACCAGGAGAGCCCAGCAACATTGACGGCGAGGGCTGCGTGAGCATGCATGGCTCACGAATGTTTCACGGGACCTGGAACGACACCAAGTGTGAAGTCTCTAAACCCTACATCTGCAAGATCTCCTCAG AGAAACCTCCACCAACTCCTGCCCCCGGTGATGGGAAGTGTCTGCCCTTCTGGGTCCCCTACGGCCGCTACTGTTACTACGTGTACAACGGTCAGCAGGGTTTCTCCTGGCCGGACTCTCGTCACTACTGCCAGTCGATCAAGGCGAACCTGGCGTCCATCCACAGCAGAGCCGAGGTTGAGTTCATCAGGAACCTCAACTACACCAAATATCACCACATCTGGATCGGCCTCACCAGGGACAATAACT TCGGCTGGGCCTGGACTGATAAGACGTCTCTGGCCTTTACCAACTGGGCTCCCAATGAGCCAAACTTTGCCTTCCACCCCGGGGAGGTGGCCGAAGAGAACTGTGTGGAGATGTACCACGACGGACACTGGAATGACAACAACTGCCTGGAGAAGAGAGGTTTCGTATGCCGCCACCGCCAGT ACTATACAACTGATGATGGCGGCAATCCAATAATTCCCACTGATGGTCCAGTTGTTAATG ATGGAGGGGTGATAGCTGGCGCCATCATTGGAGCCATTCTGTTTGTTGTCTTGATTGTTGGACTGCTGTACTATGCCATCAGAGTTCGGGGGTACAAACTGAGCAGCTTGAGCCTGATAACAAGATCAACCAGTAAAGCTGATGTG GTCACCTTCAACAACCCCAACTTTGCATCAGAATCAGACACGTAA
- the klhl8 gene encoding kelch-like protein 8 isoform X2, with protein sequence MAPGDVVPDHAKQLKSKEKRPGNRTSKADCEPDGSFVFEAHEAWKDFHNSLRHFYEVGELCDVTLKVGSRLIPCHKLVLACVIPYFRAMFLSEMSEAKQELIEIKDFDGDAIQDLVHFAYSSKLTLTVDNVQPLLYAACILQVELVARACCEYMKAHFHPTNCLAVRTFAESHNRVDLMDMADRYACEHFTEVRLPLLPVEFLTGTVAKEEMIKGNLSCRDLMDEARNYHLHLSNKVVLDFEYSIRTIPRKHTAGVLFCVGGRGGSGDPFRSIECYSITKNSWFFGPEMNSRRRHVGVISVGGKVYAVGGHDGNEHLGNMEMFDPLTNKWMMKASMNTKRRGIALAALGGPIYAIGGLDDNSCFNDVERYDIESDSWSAVAPMNTPRGGVGSVALGSYVYAVGGNDGVASLSSVERFNPHLNKWTEVSEMGQRRAGNGVSKLNGCLYVVGGFDDNSPLSSVERFDPRMHRWEYVSELTTPRGGVGVATVMGRVFAVGGHNGNIYLNTVEAFEPRMNRWELVGSVSHCRAGAGVAVCSSHVSQIRDVGQGSSNVANCM encoded by the exons ATGGCACCCGGGGATGTGGTGCCAGACCATGCGAAGCAGCTGAAGTCCAAGGAGAAGCGACCTGGAAACAGGACCTCGAAAGCAGACTGTGAGCCTGACGGGTCCTTTGTCTTTGAGGCTCATGAGGCTTGGAAGGACTTCCATAACTCCCTCAGGCATTTCTATGAAGTAGGAGAGCTCTGTGACGTCACACTGAAG GTTGGCAGTAGGTTGATACCATGTCACAAGCTAGTGCTGGCTTGTGTGATACCGTACTTCAG GGCCATGTTCCTGTCAGAGATGTCTGAGGCTAAGCAGGAACTGATCGAGATCAAGGACTTTGATGGTGATGCCATTCAGGACCTGGTGCATTTTGCCTACTCCTCCAAGCTCACATTAACTGTTGACAATGTCCAGCCGCTGCTTTATGCTGCCTGCATCCTCCAg GTGGAGTTGGTGGCGAGAGCCTGCTGTGAGTACATGAAGGCCCACTTTCATCCCACCAACTGTCTGGCAGTTCGTACCTTCGCCGAGAGCCACAACCGCGTGGACCTGATGGACATGGCCGACCGCTATGCCTGCGAACACTTCACTGAG GTGCGCCTCCCTCTTCTCCCTGTCGAGTTCCTGACTGGAACAGTGGCCAAGGAGGAAATGATCAAAGGTAACCTGAGTTGTCGCGACCTGATGGACGAAGCCAGGAACTACCACCTGCACCTCAGCAACAAGGTGGTGCTGGACTTTGAGTATTCAATCCGCACAATACCCCGGAAACATACTGCAG gtgttttgttctgtgtgggTGGCCGGGGGGGTTCTGGTGACCCATTTCGCAGCATCGAGTGCTACTCCATCACTAAGAACAGCTGGTTCTTTGGCCCTGAAATGAACAGCAGACGGCGACACGTGGGCGTAATATCTGTAGGAG GTAAGGTTTATGCTGTTGGGGGCCATGATGGTAACGAACATTTAGGCAACATGGAGATGTTTGACCCCCTCACCAACAAGTGGATGATGAAGGCCTCCATGAACACAAAGAG GAGGGGTATAGCCCTGGCAGCTCTCGGCGGTCCTATCTATGCCATCGGGGGTCTGGATGACAACTCCTGCTTCAACGACGTGGAGCGCTACGATATCGAAAGTGACAGCTGGAGCGCTGTGGCTCCGATGAACACACCCAGAGGAGGAGTGGGATCTGTGGCACTGGGG agTTACGTGTATGCTGTGGGAGGCAACGATGGCGTGGCGTCACTGTCCAGTGTGGAGCGGTTTAACCCACACCTCAACAAGTGGACGGAGGTCAGCGAGATGGGCCAACGACGGGCTGGAAATGGAGTCAGCAAACTCAATGGCTGCCTCTACGTCGTGG gtggTTTTGATGACAATTCACCCCTGAGCTCTGTGGAGCGCTTCGACCCACGAATGCACCGCTGGGAGTACGTGTCTGAGCTCACCACTCCTCGCGGGGGAGTTGGGGTGGCCACTGTGATGGGACGAGTGTTCGCAGTCGGGGGTCACAATGGGAACATCTACCTAAACACAGTGGAGGCTTTTGAGCCTCGAATGAACAG ATGGGAGCTGGTGGGTTCAGTGTCTCACTGCCGTGCCGGAGCCGGAGTGGCCGTCTGTTCGTCTCACGTCAGCCAGATCAGGGACGTCGGCCAGGGGTCCAGCAACGTGGCCAACTGCATGTGA